A part of Solea solea chromosome 8, fSolSol10.1, whole genome shotgun sequence genomic DNA contains:
- the kmt5ab gene encoding lysine methyltransferase 5Ab isoform X2: MAKGKKNAQRTVEHKVASQTSETKENKPATNKDCIGKVQSIIQCLRSPSKPRSPLSDSSSMLIQEDAPKEVKRDSCESKEQKAEMPCHSHGTREQFTDQPDQKETSTYTNQVRSAADGKVSASKPRSRTGHRGGTKKTDNKASQNRKVTDYFPIRRSNRKTMAELKSEEHKHLDDLIKNGSEDGMQVKHIEGKGRGVFAVKDFKKGEFVVEYHGDLLELAEAKLREAQYAEDPLTGCYMYYFQYQTKTYCVDATKETSRLGRLVNHSKNGNCQTRLHAIDGTPHLILVASKDIEAEEELLYDYGDRSKASIMAHPWLKH, translated from the exons ATGGCAAAAG GGAAGAAAAACGCACAGAGAACTGTTGAACACAAAGTCGCTTCACAGACTTCAgagacaaaggaaaacaaaccgGCGACTAACAAG gatTGCATTGGTAAAGTACAATCGATAATCCAGTGTCTACGGAGTCCGAGTAAACCTCGATCCCCTCTGAGTGACAGTTCAAGCATGTTGATCCAGGAAG ATGCACCTAAAGAAGTGAAACGCGATAGTTGTGAGTCCAAAGAGCAGAAGGCTGAAATGCCTTGTCACAGTCATGGGACCAGAGAGCAATTCACTGACCAGCCCGATCAGAAAGAGACAAGCACTTACACAAACCAGGTCAGGTCTGCAGCAGACGGCAAAGTTTCAGCGTCCAAACCTCGCAGCAGAACTGGTCACAGAGGTGGAACAAAAAA GACAGATAATAAAGCTTCCCAAAACAGAAAGGTCACAGACTACTTTCCAATACGAAGAAGTAACAGGAAAACTATGGCAGAACTAAAG AGTGAAGAACACAAACATCTTGACGACCTGATAAAGAATGGCAGTGAAGATGGAATGCAG gtgaaacacatagAAGGAAAAGGAAGAGGGGTGTTTGCTGTCAAAGACTTCAAAAAAGGAGAGTTTGTTGTGGAGTACCATGGAGACCTACTGGAACTAGCAGAGGCTAAATTAAGAGAGGCCCAGTATGCTGAGGATCCCTTAACAGGCTGTTACATGTACTACTTCCAATATCAAACTAAAACATACTG TGTAGATGCCACAAAGGAAACAAGTCGGCTTGGAAGACTTGTTAACCACAGTAAAAACGGCAACTGCCAGACGCGGCTTCACGCCATCGATGGAACCCCACATTTGATCCTGGTGGCCTCCAAAGACattgaggcagaggaggagctgctgtatGACTACGGCGACCGGAGTAAAGCCTCCATCATGGCTCACCCTTggctcaaacactga
- the rilpl2 gene encoding RILP-like protein 2, with amino-acid sequence MDFGEESSSPALAFEKDAFELTVEDVYDISYVIGRDLLKISNTGDEVSDLQFRIVRVLEMFETLVNKYNLSLEEMKMERDNLKSELDRIVKESSSGQSTQTAGPNQLVVDLTDPNRPRFTMQELKEVLQERNQLKAQLMVAQEELQLYKSGILPQAEPAMVEVDLETPAATEHSPSPANNAKEEKTSIGKLFSFRRK; translated from the exons ATGGATTTCGGCGAGGAGTCGTCGTCTCCCGCTCTGGCTTTTGAGAAAGACGCGTTTGAGCTCACGGTTGAAGATGTTTATGACATCTCGTACGTGATCGGACGGGATTTGTTGAAGATTAGCAACACGGGGGACGAAGTGTCGGACCTGCAGTTCAGGATAGTCCGCGTTTTGGAAATGTTTGAAACTCTGGTCAACAAGTACAACTTGTCTCTGGAGGAGATGAAAATGGAGCGGGACAACCTGAAGAGTGAACTGGACAGGATCGTGAAGGAGAGCTCCTCCGGACAGAGCACG CAAACAGCGGGACCCAACCAGCTGGTGGTGGACCTGACAGACCCAAACAGGCCGCGGTTCACCATGCAGGAGCTGAAGGAGGTTCTGCAGGAGAGGAACCAGCTGAAGGCTCAGCTCATGGTGGCTCAGGAGGAGCTTCAGCTCTACAAGAG TGGGATTCTGCCACAGGCTGAACCAGCCATGGTGGAAGTAGATCTGGAGACGCCAGCAGCGACGGAGCACAGTCCATCGCCAGCAAATAATGCAAAAGAAGAGAAGACGAGCATAGGAAAACT gTTTTCATTCAGgcgaaaataa
- the mtrfr gene encoding mitochondrial translation release factor in rescue, whose protein sequence is MSRIFTSFRFVFHESWPLALRNGSCPSRSPLLRAPPAGLTYVSAAGKKDLLDLPVLNEDEFEEQFVRGSGPGGQATNKTSNCVVLKHIPTGIVVKCHQTRSVEINRKRAREIMREKLDVADKGELSEVLLKKKESVLRKQDKKKKAHENLERKKQYKEALVADSKHGNDTV, encoded by the exons ATGTCACGGATTTTCACGTCCTTCAGATTTGTGTTTCATGAATCCTGGCCGCTCGCGTTGAGGAATGGAAGCTGTCCCAGTAGGTCTCCTCTTCtcagagcgccccctgctggactgACCTATGTTTCTGCGGCCGGTAAAAAGGACTTGTTGGACCTTCCTGTCCTAAATGAGGACGAGTTCGAGGAGCAGTTTGTGAGAGGATCTGGACCCGGGGGTCAGGCCACCAACAAAACCAGCAACTGTGTGGTGCTCAAGCACATCCCCACTGGGATAGTAGTGAAG TGCCATCAAACCAGATCTGTGGAGATAAATCGAAAGCGTGCCCGAGAAATTATGAGAGAGAAACTTGATGTTGCAGATAAAGGAGAACTCAGCGAAGTTCTTTTAAAGAAGAAGGAGTCTGTGCTGAGGAAAcaagataagaagaagaaagcacACGAGAAtctggagagaaagaaacagtATAAAGAAGCACTGGTCGCAGACTCCAAACATGGGAATGACACCGTTTAA
- the kmt5ab gene encoding lysine methyltransferase 5Ab isoform X1, translating into MAKGKKNAQRTVEHKVASQTSETKENKPATNKDCIGKVQSIIQCLRSPSKPRSPLSDSSSMLIQEGNESESVAHPDTSKLKKDAPKEVKRDSCESKEQKAEMPCHSHGTREQFTDQPDQKETSTYTNQVRSAADGKVSASKPRSRTGHRGGTKKTDNKASQNRKVTDYFPIRRSNRKTMAELKSEEHKHLDDLIKNGSEDGMQVKHIEGKGRGVFAVKDFKKGEFVVEYHGDLLELAEAKLREAQYAEDPLTGCYMYYFQYQTKTYCVDATKETSRLGRLVNHSKNGNCQTRLHAIDGTPHLILVASKDIEAEEELLYDYGDRSKASIMAHPWLKH; encoded by the exons ATGGCAAAAG GGAAGAAAAACGCACAGAGAACTGTTGAACACAAAGTCGCTTCACAGACTTCAgagacaaaggaaaacaaaccgGCGACTAACAAG gatTGCATTGGTAAAGTACAATCGATAATCCAGTGTCTACGGAGTCCGAGTAAACCTCGATCCCCTCTGAGTGACAGTTCAAGCATGTTGATCCAGGAAGGTAATGAATCTGAATCTGTGGCTCATCCTGACACGTCAAAGCTGAAAAAAG ATGCACCTAAAGAAGTGAAACGCGATAGTTGTGAGTCCAAAGAGCAGAAGGCTGAAATGCCTTGTCACAGTCATGGGACCAGAGAGCAATTCACTGACCAGCCCGATCAGAAAGAGACAAGCACTTACACAAACCAGGTCAGGTCTGCAGCAGACGGCAAAGTTTCAGCGTCCAAACCTCGCAGCAGAACTGGTCACAGAGGTGGAACAAAAAA GACAGATAATAAAGCTTCCCAAAACAGAAAGGTCACAGACTACTTTCCAATACGAAGAAGTAACAGGAAAACTATGGCAGAACTAAAG AGTGAAGAACACAAACATCTTGACGACCTGATAAAGAATGGCAGTGAAGATGGAATGCAG gtgaaacacatagAAGGAAAAGGAAGAGGGGTGTTTGCTGTCAAAGACTTCAAAAAAGGAGAGTTTGTTGTGGAGTACCATGGAGACCTACTGGAACTAGCAGAGGCTAAATTAAGAGAGGCCCAGTATGCTGAGGATCCCTTAACAGGCTGTTACATGTACTACTTCCAATATCAAACTAAAACATACTG TGTAGATGCCACAAAGGAAACAAGTCGGCTTGGAAGACTTGTTAACCACAGTAAAAACGGCAACTGCCAGACGCGGCTTCACGCCATCGATGGAACCCCACATTTGATCCTGGTGGCCTCCAAAGACattgaggcagaggaggagctgctgtatGACTACGGCGACCGGAGTAAAGCCTCCATCATGGCTCACCCTTggctcaaacactga
- the LOC131463428 gene encoding RILP-like protein 1 yields METCVMSALDRPAAELTVTDIYDIAALLGQEFERIIDRFGCECLVGVVPKVVRVLELLEALVSRGAAAQETEELRRELERLRQERSDRYEQERKHAKELELVDDVWRGEVQDLLSQITQLQTENKRLLVSISHKESPVTEEDLQKQEGMSEKERRVMKKLEGMVDKQRDEIRAKDHELTLRNEDIDAFQMQQHRLIMINQDLRRRIGVMEAQGKALIQQRAELEAAAQAQQQEVGALQLEVTRLKKELREWELERALTEIEESSGMCSPSTSSSQMMISEKTPPDTIKPNSVWMECGGDAGFLANCFEHNKGPSILPGPSNGENTEEEREKDEDTTTLLLRVPADTELEEETDSLEQESDKPRFTLQELRDVLQEKNELKAEVFVLQEELAYYKSNESEDDTSPLDFSPSPPPCTNSTDQPESGIRRLIFTAIMPMVAAGLITDDPTLMPIRRLVSFV; encoded by the exons ATGGAGACCTGCGTCATGTCTGCGCTGGACAGGCCCGCGGCGGAGCTGACGGTGACGGACATCTACGACATTGCGGCGCTCCTCGGACAGGAGTTTGAGCGGATTATCGACAGGTTTGGGTGCGAGTGTCTGGTTGGAGTTGTGCCGAAGGTGGTGCGGGTGTTGGAGCTGCTGGAGGCGCTGGTGAGCCGCGGGGCCGCCGCACAGGAGACCGAGGAGCTGCGGAGGGAACTCGAGAGACTGCGACAGGAGCGGAGCGACAGATACgagcaggaaaggaaacacgcgaag gAGTTGGAGCTAGTGGATGATGTGTGGAGAGGTGAAGTCCAGGACCTGCTCTCTCAAATCACTCAGCTTCAGACAGAGAATAAGAGGCTCTTAGTGAGCATCTCTCACAAAGAGTCCCCGGTCACAGAGGAAGACCTGCAGAAACAGGAGG GAAtgtcagaaaaagaaagacgaGTTATGAAGAAGCTGGAGGGCATGGTGGATAAGCAGAGGGATGAAATCCGGGCTAAAGACCATGAGCTAACACTAAGAAACGAGGATATTGATGCA TTCCAGATGCAGCAACATCGGCTGATAATGATCAACCAGGACCTTCGTCGCAGAATAGGAGTGATGGAAGCCCAGGGAAAGGCACTAATCCAGCAGAGGGCTGAGCTGGAGGCTGCAGCCCAGGCACAGCAGCAGGAGGTTGGGGCTCTGCAGCTGGAGGTCACAAGGTTGAAAAAGGAGCTCCGGGAGTGGGAGCTGGAGAGAGCGCTTACTGAGATAGAGGAGTCCTCTGGGATGTGTTCGCcctcaacatcatcatcacaaatgATG ATCTCGGAAAAAACGCCACCTGACACCATTAAACCAAATTCAGTGTGGATGGAGTGTGGAGGTGATGCTGGATTCTTGGCAAACTGCTTTGAGCACAACAAGGGTCCTTCCATTCTCCCAGGTCCATCTAATGGAGAAAATACTGAGGAAGAGCGTGAAAAAGATGAGGACACGACAACTTTGTTACTG AGGGTGCCAGCTGATACAGAGCtagaggaggagacagacagCCTGGAGCAGGAGTCAGACAAACCTCGTTTTACTCTCCAGGAGTTACGGGACGTCCTGCAGGAGAAGAATGAACTCAAGGCAGAAGTCTTTGTGCTGCAGGAAGAGCTGGCTTATTACAAAAG CAATGAGTCTGAGGATGACACCAGCCCCCTTGatttttctccatctcctccaccaTGCACCAATTCCACTGATCAGCCTGAGTCAGGAATACGGCGCTT GATCTTCACTGCCATAATGCCAATGGTGGCAGCCGGCTTGATCACAGATGATCCAACATTGATGCCAATCCGAAGACTTGTTTCCTTTGTATGA